The Herbiconiux sp. SALV-R1 nucleotide sequence GCGCCCGGTCGAGGGGCGAGCATCCGCGGCCCGTGATCGACCCGTCACGATCCGCCCTCTCAGCGCCCTCAAAGCGCGGATTGTGACGGGTGGATGCCAGGGGCCCTGCCCACCCTCAGGGGAGGATGAGGGACAGGGACTCGAGGGCAGCGAAGGTGTCGGTGCCCACGGGGATGAGCACCGAGCTCGTGACGCCCGCCTCGGCGAGTTCGGTGTGGCGGGCGCGGACCTCGGCGGGGGTACCCGCGAGCGCGAGGCGGGCCACCCACTCGTCGGGGAGGGCGGCGGCGAAGCCGGCGCGGTCGTCGTCGGAGAAGCGGGCGCGGAGCGCGGCGAAATCCGCGGCGAAGTCGAGGGGTGCGATGTGGGGGGCCCAGCCCGAGTCGCCCACGTACTCGAGCCCCGGGCGGGCGAGCTCGAGCGCCGCCGCGGTGTCGTCGGCGACCGCCGCCACGTTGTAGGCAACCAGCGCGTGGGGTCCGGATGCGGAGATCGCCTCGAGCGCCGCCCGCGCGTACTCGGGCGTGGTCGGCTCGGCCAGCACCGTGCCGTCGGCCACCCGCCCCGACAGCGCGAGCGACTTCGGCCCCCGCACCCCGAGCAGCACCGGCGGAACCACCTCAGGCACCGAACTCGGCTCCAGCCCCACCCCCTGCAGCCCGGCGACCGGGCCGGGTCGCTGACCGGGGCTGGCGGTGCCGCCCGGTCGAGCTGGCGATGCCCCCGTCCCCGGGTTCGCCTGGTGGACGGCCGCAGCATCGAGGCCGGTGGTGGCGGCGGAGCCGACCACAGCGGCCGGGGCGTTGGCGGGGCGGCCGGCCGCAGCATCCGGGGCCTCGCCAGTGGGCGGGGGCGGCGAGCCGACGCGGGTGCCGCGGAGGAGGGAGCGGAGGGCGGTGGTGTGGTCGCTGAGGTAGCGGAGGGGGCGGGTGGGCCAGGCGCCGACGGATCGCATCCAGGCGGGCATGCCGTGGCCGATGCCGACGTCGAGGCGGCCGGGGAAGAGCTGGGCGAGGGTGGCGATCTCCATTGCCTCGAACGCCACGTTGCGCGCGGCGGCGGGCAGAATGCCGATGCCCACACGGATGCGCGTCGTCACCGCCAGCACGGCAGCCGCCTGCGCCATGCCGCCCCGGAACCCGAGGTCTTCGACCACCCACAGCTCGTCGAAGCCGAGCTCCTCGGCGCGCCGCGCGAACTCCAGCACGCGGGTGTGGTGGAGGTCGCGGGGGAGCATGACCCCGACTCGAAGTGGTGCGGTCACGGGTGGTCCTTCGTCGTCGGGGGCGGGTTTCACCAGGCTAGCGGGGCGCCCCATCCGGCGCCGCCCCGACGTTCTGACGGACAAAGTCCGTGAAGAACTCGGTTGTCACGGACTTTGTCCGTCAGAAAGCGACTGCGGTCGCCGCCTACGGCCGACCCGACCGAGCCCCGCGCACCCCCGGCAGCGTCGCGATCGATGCGATGCCGATCACCGCGAACACCCCCGCCACCTCCGGGTGCCCCACGGCCAGCGCGAACACCCCGAAGCCGAGGCAGAGTCCGATGGCGAGAATCCCGGCCACCCAGAAGAAGGTCGTGCTGCGCGTCGTGTTCATGCTCGCTCCCCTTTCGTCATCTCCACGCTAGGGATGCCCGCAGGCAGGCGCGTCCCCCGATCGGCCGATACGCCTCCACCGGAGGAAGGAGAAGCAGGAACGAGCGCCCCTACAGCCGCCCCGGGTAGTTCGCGTCGATGCGCGCCGCGACGTGCTGCGCCATGCTGTGGATGCGCCAGTGCTCGTCGACCCCGTCGGGAGCCGCGTACGGCACCTGTCCCGCGTACGCCGCCGACAGATCCGACGCGTACTTCATCGCCGCCTCCGGCGTCGGCGCCGCGAGCAGCCGCCCCTCGTCGAAGCGCACCGGCAGGTCGCTGCGCCGCAGCCTGATGTCGCGCAGCACCAGCACCGTGCCCGTCACCACGATGCGATCGGAGAGCTGCATCGCCCCCACCCAGGCAGCCGGCCGTACCGTCTCGGTCTCCACACCCATGAGCCCGAGGGTAGCGAGAATGCATGGGACGGGTACTCCCAAACCCTGCGGATCCGCCTGAAGTACGACCCGACCCCGCCCCCGACGACCCGCACCCGAGCCCCCCGACGTAGGCTGACGTCATGGCACGCGAATTCGAGCACGACGCCGAGCGGCGCCGCTACACCCTCAAGGTCGACGGGGCGCTCGTGAGCGCCGTCGACTACGTGGCGAACGAGGGAACCGTCTCGTTCACCCACACCTTCACCGATCCGAAGCAGCGCGGCCACGGCTACGCCGGCGAGATCGTCGCCTACGCCGTCGACGATGTCGAGCAGACGACGGATGCGCGCATCATCCCCAT carries:
- a CDS encoding LLM class flavin-dependent oxidoreductase produces the protein MTAPLRVGVMLPRDLHHTRVLEFARRAEELGFDELWVVEDLGFRGGMAQAAAVLAVTTRIRVGIGILPAAARNVAFEAMEIATLAQLFPGRLDVGIGHGMPAWMRSVGAWPTRPLRYLSDHTTALRSLLRGTRVGSPPPPTGEAPDAAAGRPANAPAAVVGSAATTGLDAAAVHQANPGTGASPARPGGTASPGQRPGPVAGLQGVGLEPSSVPEVVPPVLLGVRGPKSLALSGRVADGTVLAEPTTPEYARAALEAISASGPHALVAYNVAAVADDTAAALELARPGLEYVGDSGWAPHIAPLDFAADFAALRARFSDDDRAGFAAALPDEWVARLALAGTPAEVRARHTELAEAGVTSSVLIPVGTDTFAALESLSLILP
- a CDS encoding GNAT family N-acetyltransferase — translated: MAREFEHDAERRRYTLKVDGALVSAVDYVANEGTVSFTHTFTDPKQRGHGYAGEIVAYAVDDVEQTTDARIIPMCWYVGKWFDEHPERASLLSR